One window of Etheostoma spectabile isolate EspeVRDwgs_2016 chromosome 6, UIUC_Espe_1.0, whole genome shotgun sequence genomic DNA carries:
- the kif13a gene encoding kinesin-like protein KIF13A isoform X3: MSDSKVKVAVRVRPMNRREMELNTKCVVDMEDNQTVLHPPPSNTKGDNRKQSKVFAFDHCFWSMDESNVPKYAGQEVVFKCLGEGILENAFQGYNACIFAYGQTGSGKSFSMMGNGDQPGLIPRLCCSLFERVHREENEGHTFKVEVSYMEIYNEKVRDLLDPKGSRHSLKVREHKVLGPYVDGLSQLAVTNFEDIEVLMSEGNKSRTVAATNMNEESSRSHGVFSIIVTQTLYDLQSGNSGEKVSKMSLVDLAGSERVSKTGAAGERLKEGSNINKSLTTLGCVISALADQSAGKGKAKFVPYRDSVLTWLLKDNLGGNSKTAMIATVSPAADNYEETLSTLRYADRAKRIVNHAVVNEDPNARIIRELREEVEKLKVQLSQAESLKAPELKEKLHESEKLIQEMTVTWEEKLRKTEEIATERQKQLESMGISLETSGIKVGEDKCFLVNLNADPALNELLVYYLKEHTRVGADTSQDIQLFGIGIQPEHCVLELCPDGDVTLMPIGNARTCVNGTMIDSLVHLWHGDRILWGNNHFFRINLPKRKRRDRLKELERASPRESFIEADVETASEASSEQDYSYEFAQMEVIMKTLGNNDPMQNVVQVLEKQYLEEKQTALEEQRVMYERELESLRQQLSPEKTAQHHRSSSERLTFPTHTPHGKLRLWTEERDELFRQSLSRLREQVVKANTLVREANFLAEEMNKLTDYQVTLQIPAANLSANRKRGAIVSEPAIQVRRKGKGTQVWTIEKLENKLVDMRDHYRDWKEGTDEMYNKADSKHCDLFYEAQENHNLIGVANIFLECLFHDVKLQYAVPIISQQGEVAGRLHIELMRVSGVVPERLSGGDDSSENSSESSCYEVMDTNGEIVHMAKRLTCRVRIREATGLPLNLSNFVFCQYTFWEHGEPTVAPPMVSPDRPSPRSPDAQFTVQFDHCKDYAVHVTDEFLEFISDGALAIEVWGHRCAGTGHSLWELDALEAKTQTLRDRWSEVSRRIELVISIQELNEQGEYSSVELHPGKDISTGGVFQLRQGHSRRLQVCVKPVQNSGTLPLLVEAVLSVSIGCVSARSTKLQRPLDSYQEEDLNCVRERWSEALIKRREYLDEQIKKIINKHEKSEEDVEREARLVEQWVGLTEERNAVLVPAPGSGIPGAPADWTPPAGVEAHIPVLFLDLNADNLTVNEQLTGPHASGVNSILPKEHGSQFFYLPIIRHSDEEVSALCSWDSSIHDSVHLNRITSPNERIYLIIKATVQLSHPACMELVLRKRIAVNIYNKQSFTQSLKRRMSLKNALYSCGVTYEIVSNIPKASEEPEERETLALMAARGDSEETQDGETYIEKYTRGVLEVENILSLERLRQAVTVKEAITTKGRHLRRSISTPNVQHSSCSKTDLTGCEDEDCKDHCDHVDSTNCNPPEGSLCSTPIKSKENPGLVPESPLFFNSSPFKVLSPQPPKFLKSLLPVKEENKVKKVLEARPLLGQESMRSCVDSPALLPPPCPWRRPRAGSEGHCKPSTSTPTSTPTSRQLRHTLPHTAQDSEDEETVVDMTLNLNRAPQDHNSLQPYIPEDFANFEIYNANLENQEGFLSSQSDLKGNQCGGGSGEKEVPRSPTASSCTSGYFSHSASNATLSDMPFSASESSDQLSCPSRDPHDSLGCPAGKSCTQTKSISAGSDTQQTPLSAGVVQELHIYPGSTPVRDKQQTFPLPHNFVLSASQEFTDFKGADDSSGDSDLAHFTERWEKECLEKETCDTGNQRSSDLSGIINSSVPEDTSTTACNCPNNTGSVSGAVSCTNTSVVCTSARTPVSVPDKVPAASSASPSLVTPLSTAPSSAPTSRAGGEPPIEEPAQGDLPHGSPCPSPNPSSAEPSGDSSGDENTPVAQLPDWMAPGEQVWVGKRRGTVHYVGGVEFAKGIWIGVKLDMAVGKHNGTVQGRVYFRCPPCHGVFVKPSRLTRGPPSMDTEPQTLIR; this comes from the exons GTGTTCGCTTTTGACCACTGTTTCTGGTCCATGGATGAGTCCAACGTTCCCAAATATGCTG GTCAAGAGGTGGTGTTCAAGTGCCTTGGAGAGGGAATACTTGAAAATGCATTCCAGGGATATAACGCCTGCATATTTGCCTATGGACAAACAG GTTCAGGCAAGTCCTTTTCCATGATGGGGAATGGGGATCAGCCGGGTTTAATCCCTCGACTCTGTTGCTCGCTGTTTGAGAGGGTCCACAGAGAGGAGAACGAGGGCCATACTTTTAAGGTGGAGGTGTCCTACATGGAGATCTACAATGAGAAGGTCCGTGACCTGCTCGATCCCAAAGG GAGCCGACATTCCCTGAAAGTTCGGGAACACAAAGTCTTGGGTCCATACGTGGATGGTCTGTCTCAGCTGGCTGTGACCAACTTTGAG GACATTGAGGTGTTAATGTCAGAGGGGAACAAATCTCGCACAGTTGCAGCCACCAACATGAATGAGGAAAGCAGCCGATCACACGGCGTCTTCAGTATCATTGTCACACAAACGCTTTATGATCTGCAGTCTGGG AATTCAGGGGAGAAAGTTAGCAAGATGAGTCTGGTTGACCTGGCAGGAAGTGAGCGAGTGTCCAagactggagctgctggagagAGACTCAAAGAGGGCAGCAATATTAACAA gtctcTCACCACATTGGGTTGTGTGATATCTGCTCTGGCTGATCAGTCCGCAGGAAAGGGGAAGGCCAAGTTTGTGCCATACAGAGACTCAGTGCTCACCTGGCTACTAAAG gACAACCTTGGCGGCAACAGCAAGACAGCAATGATAGCCACAGTGAGTCCAGCAGCTGATAACTATGAGGAGACTCTGTCCACGCTACGCTATGCCGACAGAGCCAAGAGAATCGTCAACCACGCCGTGGTGAACGAAGACCCCAACGCACGGATCATCAGAGAGCTCAGGGAAGAGGTGGAGAAGCTCAAAGTTCAACTCTCTCAGGCTGAG TCATTGAAGGCTCCCGAGTTGAAGGAGAAACTGCACGAGTCTGAGAAACTCATTCAGGAGATGACTGTCACCTGGGAGGAGAAACTACGAAAGACAGAGGAGATCGCCACT GAACGTCAGAAGCAGCTGGAGAGCATGGGCATCTCTCTGGAAACATCAGGGATTAAAGTGGGGGAAGACAAGTGTTTCCTTGTCAATCTGAATGCTGATCCTGCCCTAAATGAGCTACTGGTCTATTACCTGAAG GAGCACACGCGTGTTGGCGCAGACACATCCCAGGACATCCAACTCTTTGGGATTGGTATCCAGCCGGAGCACTGCGTCCTGGAGCTCTGCCCAGACGGTGATGTCACCTTGATGCCCATAGGGAATGCCAG GACCTGTGTGAACGGAACAATGATTGATTCCTTGGTGCACCTGTGGCACGGAGATCGTATCTTATGGGGTAACAATCACTTCTTCAG GATTAATCTGCCTAAACGAAAGCGGCGGGACCGTTTAAAGGAGCTGGAGAGAGCTTCCCCCAGAGAGAGCTTTATCGAGGCAGATGTGGAGACCGCCAGTGAGGCATCTTCTGAGCAGGACTACAGCTATGAGTTTGCCCAGATGGAGGTTATAATGAAGACTCTGGGGAACAACG ACCCCATGCAGAATGTGGTCCAGGTGCTGGAGAAGCAGTATCTGGAGGAGAAGCAGACGGCTCTAGAGGAGCAGAGGGTGATGTATGAACGTGAGCTGGAGTCGCTACGGCAACAGCTCTCTCCGGAGAAAACGGCCCAACACCACCGGAGCAGCAGCGAGCGCCTTACGTTCccaacgcacacaccacacgGCAAACTGCGACTGTGGACCGAGGAGCG GGATGAGCTTTTTCGTCAGAGCCTGTCTCGACTAAGGGAGCAGGTCGTGAAAGCCAACACTTTGGTGCGAGAAGCCAACTTTTTGGCAGAGGAGATGAACAAACTGACTGACTATCAGGTCACCCTTCAGATTCCTGCAGCCAACCTCAGCGCCAACCGCAAG CGTGGAGCGATAGTAAGCGAGCCGGCCATTCAGGTTCGGAGAAAAGGAAAGGGGACCCAGGTGTGGACTATTGAGAAGCTGGAAAACAAACTTGTGGATATGAGAGACCACTACAGGGACTGGAAGGAAGGCACAGATGAGATG tacaACAAGGCAGACAGTAAACACTGTGACCTATTCTATGAGGCCCAAGAGAACCACAATCTGATAGGAGTGGCCAACATATTTCTGGAGTGCCTTTTCCATGATGTCAAACTACAGTATGCAGTCCCCATCATTAGCCAACAGGGAGAG GTTGCAGGCAGGCTGCACATTGAGCTGATGCGAGTGAGTGGAGTCGTACCAGAGCGCCTGTCTGGGGGAGACGACTCGTCAGAGAACTCTAGTGAGAGTAGCTGCTATGAGGTGATGGACACCAACGGGGAGATTGTCCACATGGCCAAGAGGCTAACCTGCAGG GTGCGGATCAGGGAGGCCACAGGTCTGCCGCTCAACCTTTCCAACTTTGTCTTCTGTCAGTACACCTTCTGGGAGCACGGTGAGCCCACTGTGGCTCCTCCCATGGTCAGCCCAGACAGACCTTCCCCTCGAAGCCCAGATGCCCAGTTTACTGTCCAGTTTGACCACTGCAAG GACTATGCTGTGCATGTGACAGATGAGTTTTTGGAGTTTATATCGGATGGAGCATTGGCCATTGAAGTGTGGGGTCACCGCTGTGCTGGGACCGGACATTCTCTCTGGGAGTTAGACGCACTGGAGGCCAAGACCCAGACGCTCCGAGACAG GTGGAGTGAGGTGTCTCGTAGGATCGAGCTGGTGATCTCCATCCAGGAGCTGAATGAGCAGGGAGAGTACTCATCTGTGGAGCTGCATCCTGGAAAAGACATCAGCACCGGAGGAGTCTTCCAACTCCGACAG GGTCACTCCAGGaggctgcaggtgtgtgtgaagcCGGTCCAAAATTCAGGCACTCTGCCTCTGCTGGTGGAGGCTGTGCTGTCTGTCTCTATCGGCTGTGTGTCTGCTCGCTCCACCAAACTACAGAGACCACTCGACAGCTACCAG GAGGAAGACCTAAACTGTGTTCGAGAGCGTTGGTCAGAGGCCCTGATCAAACGGCGGGAGTACCTTGATGAACAAATCAAGAAAATCATCAACAAACACG AGAAGTCAGAGGAGGATGTTGAGCGTGAGGCTCGACTGGTGGAGCAGTGGGTTGGCCTGACTGAAGAGAGAAACGCAGTGCTGGTACCTGCACCTGGTAGTGGCATCCCTGGAGCTCCCGCAGACTG GACCCCGCCTGCAGGAGTGGAAGCTCACATCCCTGTTCTTTTCCTGGATTTAAATG CTGATAATCTGACAGTGAATGAGCAGCTGACCGGCCCACACGCTTCAGGTGTTAACTCTATCCTGCCCAAGGAGCATGGAAGCCAGTTCTTCTATTTGCCCATCATCAGACACAGTGATGAGGAG GTGTCGGCACTGTGTTCCTGGGACTCATCCATCCATGATTCTGTGCACCTCAACCGCATCACGTCTCCTAATGAACGCATTTATCTGATCATCAAAGCCACGGTGCAGCTCAGCCACCCTGCCTGCATGGAGCTGGTGCTCCGCAAGAGGATCGCTGTCAATATCTACAACAAGCAG AGTTTCACTCAGAGTCTCAAGAGAAGAATGTCCTTAAAGAATGCACTCTATTCTTGTGGTGTGACTTATGAGATTGTTTCCAACATACCAAAG GCCTCAGAGGAGCCAGAGGAAAGAGAAACCTTGGCCCTCATGGCTGCTCGCGGGGACAGTGAGGAGACTCAGGATGGAGAAACCTACATAGAGAAGTACACACGGGGGGTTCTGGAAGTGGAGAACATCCTCAGTCTGGAGAGGCTAAGACAG GCTGTGACAGTGAAGGAAGCGATCACTACCAAGGGGAGACACCTAAGAAGGAGTATCAGCACACCAAATGTACAGCAT TCTTCATGTAGTAAAACAGACCTGACTGGTTGTGAGGATGAAGACTGTAAG GACCACTGTGATCATGTGGACAGCACCAACTGCAATCCCCCGGAGGGCTCGCTTTGTTCCACACCCATCAAAAGCAAGGAGAATCCAG GTTTGGTTCCAGAGAGCCCTTTGTTTTTCAACTCCAGCCCCTTCAAAGTCCTCTCTCCTCAGCCACCTAAGTTCCTCAAGTCCTTGCTGCCTGTCAAAGAGGAGAACAAGGTGAAGAAAGTCCTGGAGGCCCGGCCGCTGCTGGGACAAGAG AGCATGCGCTCATGTGTGGACAGCCCTGCACTGCTCCCCCCTCCCTGTCCCTGGCGCCGGCCCAGGGCAGGCAGCGAGGGCCACTGCAAGCCTtccacctccacccccaccTCCACTCCCACCAGCAGGCAGCTCCGCCATACACTGCCACACACTGCT CAGGACTCTGAGGATGAGGAGACAGTTGTGGACATGACTCTGAATCTCAATCGGGCCCCTCAGGACCACAACAGCTTGCAGCCTTACATCCCAGAGGACTTTGCCAACTTTGAGATCTACAATGCCAATCTGGAGAACCAGGAGGGGTTTCTATCATCCCAGTCTGACTTGAAGGGAAACCAGTGTGGAGGTGGGAGTGGAGAGAAAGAGGTGCCCCGAAGCCCCACGGCCAGCAGTTGCACTAGTGGCTACTTTTCACACAGTGCCTCCAACGCTACGCTGTCTGACATGCCTTTTAGTGCCAGTGAGAGCTCTGACCAGCTCAGCTGCCCTTCCAGAGACCCGCATGACTCTCTTGGCTGTCCTGCTGGAAAAAGCTGCACCCAAACCAAAAGTATCTCTGCAGGTAGTGACACCCAGCAGACTCCTCTGTCAGCAGGTGTGGTTCAGGAGCTGCACATCTACCCTGGCTCCACGCCTGTCAGAGACAAGCAACAAACATTTCCTCTGCCTCACAACTTTGTTCTCAGTGCCAGCCAGGAGTTCACTGACTTTAAAGGGGCAGATGACAGTAGTGGAGACAGTGATTTAGCACATTTTACAGAGAGATGGGAGAAGGAATGTTTGGAAAAAGAAACATGTGACACTGGTAATCAACGCTCCTCTGATCTCTCTGGTATCATTAACTCATCTGTTCCTGAAGACACTTCAACTACTGCATGCAACTGTCCAAATAACACAGGCTCAGTTAGTGGAGCTGTGTCCTGCACAAACACAAGTGTAGTATGCACTTCAGCCAGAACCCCAGTATCTGTGCCTGACAAAGTTCCAGCTGCATCTTCGGCATCCCCATCCCTGGTCACACCTTTATCTACAGCCCCGTCCTCGGCCCCGACTTCGCGAGCAGGAGGAGAACCTCCAATCGAAGAGCCGGCCCAGGGAGATCTGCCCCACGGGAGTCCCTGTCCCAGCCCAAACCCCAGCAGCGCAGAGCCCTCAGGAGATTCAAGCGGAGATGAGAACACCCCTGTAGCTCAGCTGCCTGACTGGATGGCCCCAGGGGAGCAGGTGTGGGTTgggaagaggagaggaacagTCCACTATGTTGGAGGAGTGGAGTTTGCTAAAGGGATCTGGATTGGTGTGAAGCTTGACATGGCAGTTG GTAAGCACAACGGGACTGTCCAGGGCAGGGTGTACTTCCGCTGCCCCCCATGTCACGGTGTGTTTGTGAAGCCATCTCGTCTCACCAGAGGACCGCCCTCCATGGACACAGAACCACAGACTCTTATCAGATAG